A genomic segment from Spongiibacter sp. IMCC21906 encodes:
- a CDS encoding HAMP domain-containing sensor histidine kinase — MILSKIFSSFTFRFFVGYVAWLGVSVFLVLAVIYAFIAYGFFDDVQQSLKDEVNALAAEYQRSGAEGIDALIKSHSGPDSLIRFFYYVSDAQRQKIAGNLDAWPNIAEGRDGWSGFKPEALMDFLKPVGTEFIAHSRQLPSGEYVLVARHYADVISSTKLVVGALTRSMLATIVLGTLGSAVVSALALRRIEHINTSLRRIMSGDFGERFNIKDSAGDYRRLAKNLNQMLDRIEVLMNGVRQVSDNIAHDLRTPLTRLRGGLSDLQDECDGDESKEKMQSLIDEADGLLGTFNALLRIAQVESGNRRSGFADVDLCTLISDVIELYEPLALEKQQQLNINMTSALTVRGDRNLLFQAFANLMDNAIKYTPEFGVLDIALSLDVEDICIEVADSGVGIPIRDRDKVFQRFYRIEDSRSRHPGNGLGLSLVKAVTTLHAGSIVLEDNQPGLRVIVRLPSLDKETA; from the coding sequence ATGATACTGAGTAAAATTTTCAGCAGTTTTACCTTCCGGTTTTTTGTCGGCTATGTGGCATGGCTTGGGGTGTCGGTGTTTTTGGTATTGGCGGTGATATACGCCTTTATCGCCTATGGTTTTTTTGATGATGTGCAGCAATCGTTAAAAGATGAAGTCAACGCGCTTGCAGCTGAATATCAGCGTAGTGGTGCAGAGGGCATCGATGCGCTTATCAAAAGCCACAGTGGCCCAGATAGCTTGATTCGGTTTTTCTATTATGTAAGTGATGCTCAGCGGCAAAAAATTGCAGGTAATCTTGATGCTTGGCCAAATATTGCAGAAGGCAGAGATGGTTGGTCTGGTTTTAAGCCTGAGGCGTTAATGGATTTTTTAAAGCCGGTAGGCACCGAGTTTATTGCCCACTCGCGACAGTTGCCTAGTGGTGAATATGTATTAGTGGCCAGGCATTATGCCGATGTTATCAGCAGTACTAAATTGGTTGTCGGTGCGCTTACTCGCAGCATGTTGGCGACGATTGTGTTGGGTACCTTGGGTAGTGCTGTGGTGTCAGCGTTAGCCCTCCGTAGAATTGAACATATTAATACCAGCTTGCGACGAATTATGTCGGGTGACTTTGGTGAGCGCTTTAATATTAAAGACAGCGCTGGAGATTATCGTCGCTTGGCAAAAAACCTCAATCAGATGTTAGATAGAATCGAAGTGTTAATGAATGGTGTTCGCCAAGTCTCAGATAATATTGCCCATGATTTGCGTACCCCTTTAACCCGGCTACGGGGAGGTCTCAGTGACTTGCAAGATGAATGCGATGGCGATGAATCCAAGGAGAAAATGCAAAGCTTGATCGATGAAGCTGATGGCTTGCTGGGCACGTTTAATGCTTTGCTGCGTATAGCGCAGGTGGAATCGGGAAATCGCCGTTCTGGTTTTGCTGACGTTGATTTGTGCACCTTGATCTCGGATGTGATCGAGCTTTACGAACCGCTGGCCCTAGAAAAACAACAACAACTTAATATTAATATGACGTCGGCATTAACGGTTCGGGGTGATCGCAATTTACTCTTTCAGGCTTTTGCCAATTTAATGGATAACGCCATTAAATACACTCCGGAGTTTGGCGTATTGGATATTGCCTTATCGCTTGATGTTGAAGATATCTGTATTGAAGTGGCTGACTCTGGTGTAGGAATTCCAATAAGGGATAGAGACAAAGTGTTTCAACGATTTTACCGAATAGAAGATAGTCGTAGTCGGCATCCCGGCAACGGTCTGGGTTTAAGTTTGGTGAAAGCGGTGACGACGCTTCATGCCGGGAGCATTGTTTTAGAAGATAATCAGCCGGGCTTACGAGTTATTGTCCGTTTGCCATCACTCGACAAAGAAACGGCTTAA
- a CDS encoding RDD family protein: MAEPTSTATSTPATDHPNAGVIRRLMAMVYDGFLLFAVLFIAGAIPTLILSPEHIKDSPQTGTVVHELSSGAGGWLYQLYLLSIIVMFNSIFWRKQGQTLGMQAWRLKLVSLNGDKPSWGQCIIRVFASFLSLLPCGLGYLWLVVDKQQLAWHDRLSKTKVLLLPKR; encoded by the coding sequence ATGGCCGAGCCCACCTCCACCGCTACTTCAACACCAGCAACCGACCACCCAAATGCAGGGGTCATCAGACGACTTATGGCCATGGTATACGACGGGTTTCTGTTGTTTGCCGTACTGTTTATTGCCGGTGCCATTCCGACTTTAATTCTCAGCCCCGAACATATCAAAGACTCCCCGCAAACAGGTACCGTTGTTCACGAGCTAAGTAGTGGCGCTGGCGGCTGGCTCTATCAACTGTATCTACTGAGCATTATTGTTATGTTCAACAGCATTTTTTGGCGCAAGCAAGGCCAGACCTTGGGCATGCAAGCTTGGCGTTTAAAACTCGTTAGTTTAAATGGCGACAAACCCAGCTGGGGACAATGCATTATTCGCGTCTTTGCCAGTTTTTTGTCGCTACTGCCCTGCGGCTTGGGATATTTATGGTTAGTCGTCGATAAACAGCAACTCGCCTGGCATGATCGCTTGTCTAAAACCAAGGTATTACTGCTACCTAAACGCTAA
- a CDS encoding FUSC family protein, whose amino-acid sequence MFALKDWIFSLKLFVAGMSAFATAASLGLEQPYWALVTCCVLMNPFSGAIRSKAVFRFAGTLCAGLVSLLIAALFGSTPLLLIIFAGLFATLSFALAALDRTPRAYGFQLFSLTLMLVAVAGVDHPESMFSVVISRLTEVGLGILATTLIDGLFPMSHAKQLQASLARWLPDMRHWAEAVLDGELQQGAVEHERIKTLADIAALSQLNAQLRYDPMLDKRDLKKAVAIQRRLLAMVPLLSGISSRVASLDEHGRALLEPFLEEARHGLHHGQAAAADYGSRLHGLAESQANSLWQKMIFETLADMLEEMLDYWHGVNVIDQSLKRGDKLDRQLNEELNRARPFPLPIDIDHAMRMAAGVLCTYSIICVVWYFTGWNQGANMAILGTVAIAFFGGVDEPGVAIATFGRFACLALFLSALLCYGLLPMAEDFVSFVMVMAVFMLPIGAWAATNPLATLVMALGLSNINLQGHYSPFAFNVYLEAAVASLMGIYAAFLCASLFRPWGAEKALQRTLKREMKDIVGLSRRASPRARDIYINHSLDRVAMTAARLTSAWQKSNVSVLSVLRVGANVATLRIHINQCEGESRLRIEALLSHFGRELNVLNPPASLLADIDAALAMSLRVNSGHSDRVVRALSGLRLAMFHQVPLGVEE is encoded by the coding sequence ATGTTTGCCTTAAAGGATTGGATTTTTTCACTAAAACTTTTTGTCGCTGGTATGTCGGCATTTGCCACCGCAGCTTCATTGGGTTTGGAGCAACCCTATTGGGCATTGGTCACCTGCTGCGTGCTGATGAACCCGTTTTCTGGCGCCATTCGCTCAAAGGCTGTATTTCGCTTTGCGGGAACATTATGTGCTGGTCTGGTCAGCCTGCTAATTGCTGCGTTGTTTGGTAGCACTCCGCTGCTGCTTATTATTTTTGCCGGTTTGTTTGCCACGCTTAGTTTTGCCTTGGCAGCACTGGATAGAACGCCTAGAGCCTACGGCTTTCAGCTCTTTTCCCTCACCCTTATGTTGGTTGCGGTGGCGGGGGTGGATCACCCAGAATCCATGTTTTCTGTCGTCATATCGCGGTTGACTGAAGTTGGCCTTGGTATTTTGGCCACGACCTTGATTGATGGTTTATTCCCCATGTCTCATGCCAAACAGCTGCAGGCGAGTTTGGCGCGGTGGTTGCCGGATATGCGGCATTGGGCTGAGGCCGTGCTGGATGGCGAACTTCAGCAGGGCGCGGTAGAGCATGAGCGGATAAAAACCTTGGCGGATATCGCTGCTTTATCCCAGCTCAACGCGCAACTTCGTTATGACCCCATGCTCGATAAACGAGATCTTAAAAAGGCCGTGGCCATTCAGCGGCGACTGTTGGCGATGGTGCCCTTATTGTCTGGCATCAGTAGTCGAGTAGCGAGTTTAGATGAACATGGCCGCGCTTTGCTTGAACCCTTTTTAGAAGAAGCGCGACATGGCTTGCATCATGGACAAGCTGCAGCGGCGGACTATGGGTCGCGCTTGCATGGATTGGCCGAAAGCCAAGCTAATAGTCTTTGGCAGAAAATGATCTTTGAAACCCTCGCCGATATGTTGGAGGAAATGCTGGATTATTGGCACGGTGTCAATGTGATAGACCAGTCACTCAAGCGGGGTGACAAGCTTGATAGGCAACTCAACGAAGAGCTTAATCGAGCGAGGCCATTCCCACTACCTATCGATATTGATCACGCCATGCGTATGGCTGCAGGGGTATTGTGCACTTACAGTATTATCTGTGTGGTTTGGTATTTTACGGGCTGGAATCAGGGCGCCAATATGGCGATTTTAGGTACTGTGGCCATTGCTTTCTTTGGCGGTGTGGATGAGCCAGGGGTTGCCATTGCCACCTTTGGGCGCTTTGCCTGTTTGGCGCTATTCTTAAGTGCATTACTTTGTTATGGCTTATTGCCGATGGCGGAAGACTTTGTCAGCTTTGTAATGGTGATGGCTGTGTTTATGTTACCGATTGGCGCTTGGGCTGCGACTAATCCTTTAGCCACATTGGTGATGGCGCTGGGCTTGAGCAATATCAATTTACAGGGACATTATTCGCCCTTTGCTTTTAATGTTTATTTGGAAGCGGCAGTAGCGAGTTTGATGGGAATTTACGCGGCATTTTTATGTGCCAGCTTGTTTCGGCCTTGGGGGGCTGAAAAAGCATTGCAGCGTACACTCAAACGAGAAATGAAAGACATTGTAGGCTTAAGCCGTCGCGCAAGCCCCCGGGCTAGAGATATCTATATTAATCATTCCTTGGACCGAGTCGCCATGACAGCTGCGCGCTTAACAAGTGCCTGGCAGAAATCGAATGTCAGCGTGCTGTCCGTGTTAAGAGTGGGGGCTAACGTTGCGACGCTACGCATACATATTAACCAGTGTGAGGGTGAGTCACGTTTGAGGATCGAGGCGCTGCTTAGTCACTTTGGTCGAGAGCTGAACGTGCTCAATCCGCCTGCAAGCCTCTTGGCAGATATCGACGCGGCATTGGCAATGAGCTTGCGGGTAAATAGCGGCCATTCAGACCGAGTGGTACGGGCGCTATCTGGGTTGCGATTGGCGATGTTCCATCAAGTGCCACTAGGCGTGGAGGAGTAA
- a CDS encoding 2Fe-2S iron-sulfur cluster-binding protein: MPRIVFEENRLHCEPGENLLDCLLRHGHSIPYGCRAGACQSCLVQLEQGQPPSQAQASLTPSQRQDGLLLSCQCQPDTALTISRYSLKNKIITSSVLEKTQLSETVLRLRLRPQGPWRAGQYINLWLNEKSQSRCYSIASVASEDPFLELHIGLHPHGYLSPTLFYDCMVGDNIAWQGPIGEFVYRDDLPQDNILLLAEGTGLAPLLGICREALLTNPSTNIELLCTDSKPSEYYGTDLLMQLKKQYPQLAFGVIEKTKNAEPYRATTTSLKARFSSLRDYSVYICGGPKYVETLQRQCFMAGATRSNILIEKFLDFSSA; the protein is encoded by the coding sequence ATGCCACGTATTGTCTTTGAAGAAAACCGTTTACATTGTGAACCAGGAGAAAATCTGCTGGACTGTTTGTTACGGCATGGCCACAGCATTCCCTACGGCTGTAGAGCAGGCGCGTGTCAATCTTGTCTTGTGCAATTAGAACAAGGACAGCCGCCCAGCCAAGCTCAAGCAAGTCTAACACCTAGCCAACGGCAAGATGGCCTACTACTCAGTTGCCAATGCCAGCCCGACACAGCGTTAACCATAAGCCGATATTCGCTAAAAAACAAAATCATCACCAGCTCAGTGTTAGAAAAAACACAATTAAGCGAGACCGTTTTACGCTTGCGACTGCGACCCCAAGGCCCTTGGCGAGCCGGGCAATACATCAATTTGTGGCTGAATGAAAAATCACAAAGCCGATGTTACTCCATCGCCAGCGTCGCCAGTGAAGACCCCTTTCTGGAACTACACATTGGCTTACACCCCCATGGCTATCTCAGCCCAACACTATTTTATGACTGTATGGTTGGCGACAACATCGCTTGGCAAGGACCAATAGGAGAGTTTGTCTATCGAGACGATTTGCCCCAGGACAACATATTACTGCTAGCAGAGGGTACCGGGCTCGCACCGCTGTTGGGAATTTGCAGAGAAGCACTACTTACAAACCCAAGCACAAATATTGAACTTTTGTGTACCGACAGCAAACCCTCAGAATATTATGGCACTGACTTATTAATGCAGCTTAAAAAGCAATATCCACAACTAGCGTTCGGGGTGATTGAGAAGACAAAAAATGCCGAACCATACCGGGCCACAACCACCAGCCTTAAAGCGCGATTTTCGTCACTACGTGATTACAGTGTGTATATTTGTGGCGGACCAAAATATGTGGAAACCCTACAGCGCCAATGCTTTATGGCCGGAGCAACGAGAAGTAATATTCTGATCGAGAAATTTTTAGACTTCAGCTCGGCATAA
- a CDS encoding EAL domain-containing protein, producing MLDNYFPYFQPIIDVGKKAIVGYEALGRTRNTSARVESLGPLFNDPNFDRSLLLQIDRTVRERAMRHLAKNPGNTFLSLNISPEWMNHVPDDQVVPSIEMARHCGLAPERVLIEFVEGVGETLKMQMLLKRYRQAGMKIAIDDFGAGHSHVDRLVALEPDIIKMDMAFFKRGMMSGISKDVVRSLGALARRTGSLLLCEGVETREEFYFALDCGARYVQGYFFYPPAAELVPPEHPKVMLDELLEKYLSLKISQQKLQLRFHQDITEFFQKIEPQLLADPVDVMALPEAPVGFLRVYFCHRSGEQISPNYESCRVEDGYWSATFENLGMNWAMRPYFHQILAVGEQEHRRHSISTPYRDLRTGKLCQTMGILLENNRVLLADIACSEEVNIDGDDIYIW from the coding sequence ATGTTAGATAACTATTTTCCGTATTTTCAGCCCATTATCGATGTGGGAAAAAAGGCGATTGTTGGCTACGAAGCGCTTGGTAGAACCCGGAACACGTCAGCCAGGGTGGAGTCGCTCGGCCCTTTGTTTAATGACCCAAACTTTGATCGAAGCTTATTGCTACAAATAGACCGCACTGTTCGTGAGCGTGCAATGCGCCACTTGGCGAAAAATCCGGGCAACACATTTCTTTCACTGAATATCTCACCTGAATGGATGAACCACGTTCCTGATGATCAAGTGGTTCCCAGTATTGAAATGGCACGTCACTGTGGCTTGGCGCCCGAGCGGGTTTTGATTGAGTTTGTCGAAGGGGTTGGTGAAACGCTAAAAATGCAAATGCTATTAAAGCGTTATCGTCAGGCTGGAATGAAAATAGCGATTGATGATTTTGGTGCAGGGCATTCCCATGTTGATCGTTTGGTGGCCCTTGAACCAGACATTATTAAAATGGATATGGCATTTTTTAAACGTGGAATGATGAGCGGTATTTCTAAGGATGTAGTGAGAAGTTTGGGGGCGTTGGCCAGACGAACGGGTAGTTTGTTGCTGTGTGAAGGTGTGGAAACCAGGGAAGAGTTTTATTTCGCGTTGGATTGTGGCGCACGTTATGTTCAAGGTTATTTCTTTTACCCTCCCGCCGCGGAGCTGGTTCCTCCTGAGCACCCCAAAGTAATGTTGGATGAATTGCTGGAAAAATACCTTTCCCTGAAAATTAGTCAGCAAAAATTACAGCTTCGTTTCCATCAGGATATCACCGAGTTTTTTCAGAAAATTGAGCCTCAATTATTAGCTGACCCCGTGGATGTCATGGCATTACCAGAGGCTCCGGTAGGCTTTTTGCGTGTTTATTTCTGCCATCGCAGCGGCGAGCAAATTTCACCTAACTATGAAAGTTGTCGTGTTGAGGACGGGTACTGGAGTGCCACTTTTGAAAACCTGGGAATGAATTGGGCCATGCGGCCGTACTTTCATCAAATTCTAGCCGTGGGCGAGCAGGAGCATCGTCGCCACTCTATATCCACTCCCTATCGTGATCTACGAACCGGTAAACTTTGTCAGACGATGGGTATCTTGTTGGAAAATAATAGGGTGTTATTAGCCGACATAGCTTGCTCAGAGGAGGTGAATATCGATGGCGATGATATTTACATATGGTAG
- a CDS encoding response regulator transcription factor yields MRVLLIEDDSSVAQYIVKGFKECGYEVEHAADGKAGLIKATTENYDALIVDRMLPNVDGLTIIQTLRAANNMTPALILSALGEVDDRVKGLKAGGDDYLVKPFAFAELQARIEVIMRRRESSGEVTRLRVADLEMDLISHKVNRGGQPLTLQPREYKLLEYLMRNAGQVVTRTMLLENVWDYHFDPQTNVIDVHISRLRQKIDKGFDQQLLNTVRGAGYTLDDTE; encoded by the coding sequence ATGCGGGTATTACTTATTGAAGACGACAGCAGTGTGGCGCAGTACATTGTTAAAGGCTTTAAAGAGTGTGGTTACGAGGTAGAACACGCTGCCGATGGCAAAGCGGGGCTGATAAAGGCCACTACCGAAAACTACGATGCATTGATTGTAGACCGAATGCTGCCCAACGTTGATGGCCTTACCATTATCCAAACCCTGAGAGCGGCCAATAATATGACGCCAGCACTTATTCTCAGTGCCTTGGGTGAGGTCGATGACCGGGTCAAAGGCTTAAAGGCGGGAGGAGATGATTACCTGGTCAAACCCTTTGCCTTTGCTGAACTGCAGGCGCGTATTGAGGTGATTATGCGCCGCCGGGAATCCAGTGGGGAAGTCACCCGCTTGCGGGTGGCCGATTTAGAGATGGACCTTATTTCGCACAAGGTGAACCGTGGCGGACAACCCCTGACCCTACAACCCAGAGAATACAAGTTATTAGAATATTTGATGCGTAATGCAGGACAGGTTGTGACTCGAACCATGCTGCTTGAAAATGTTTGGGATTATCATTTTGACCCCCAGACCAATGTCATAGATGTGCATATTAGTCGCTTAAGACAAAAAATTGATAAGGGCTTTGATCAACAGCTACTGAATACGGTGAGAGGCGCTGGGTATACCTTAGATGATACTGAGTAA
- a CDS encoding gamma-glutamylcyclotransferase family protein — protein MAMIFTYGSLMCADIMTWVAGEPLLACAATLKGYRRYLVHGQEYPGIVKEDGASVEGLIYEDVSVEALRRLDAFEGSWYRRFPVEVSTDQGLRAAEAYVIRPRYRSVLSDKDWDYEIFLQRGKAKFMKEYVGYIKI, from the coding sequence ATGGCGATGATATTTACATATGGTAGCTTGATGTGCGCTGACATTATGACTTGGGTCGCAGGGGAACCTCTTTTGGCTTGTGCAGCCACCTTAAAAGGGTATCGCCGCTATCTTGTTCATGGGCAAGAGTATCCAGGTATAGTTAAGGAAGATGGGGCAAGCGTTGAAGGCTTGATTTACGAGGATGTTTCTGTCGAAGCGCTGCGGCGTTTGGATGCCTTTGAAGGAAGTTGGTACCGTCGTTTTCCGGTGGAAGTGAGTACCGATCAAGGTTTACGTGCAGCAGAGGCCTATGTTATTCGGCCACGTTATAGAAGTGTCTTGAGTGATAAAGATTGGGATTACGAGATTTTTCTACAACGAGGAAAAGCCAAATTCATGAAAGAGTACGTTGGTTATATAAAAATTTAA
- a CDS encoding sulfite reductase flavoprotein subunit alpha — MQEWEKLLYSLLSVAGYIVLCVCCYRHYLRHHPKTTFGQAELVDNGVIVAYASQSGNALRLAEAACGGLDSNASLLPLNRVNNKTLSGASRALFVVSTYGDGEAPDNGVRFEKQLLKQIKPTDLAHLEYAVLALGDSHYPDFCAFGRRLDSGLKKLGARSLFERLELDSSQDPDFKAAQMWLQQATGNNADRFEVSQALTEKFQPWTLLERQTLNPKSASEALIRLRFSALNPEQLNWQAGDIAELVPRNSVDICRAFLATINTVDGKPLSDPELVALLQDRKLLDAGGELFSTSLQLRQWIQTLPLHNKREYSIASIPTDGVLELLMRQRCDEAGKLGLASAWLSQGLGIGQQQWLRLRPNPLFNSPPNTKPLILIGSGSGLAGLWGHLQARRQHGITRNWLIFGERSPVTDRIYQQQIAELQRDGFLPRLDLVFSRGSERPSYVQHRLLESAAVLQEWLADGATVMVCGSRLGMGEGVDDALRQVMGEDAVDRLADQGRYLRDVY, encoded by the coding sequence ATGCAAGAATGGGAAAAACTACTTTATAGCCTGCTATCCGTTGCAGGCTATATTGTGCTGTGCGTGTGCTGTTATCGCCATTACTTGCGGCATCATCCAAAAACCACTTTTGGTCAAGCTGAGCTTGTTGATAATGGTGTGATTGTGGCTTACGCCAGTCAGTCTGGAAATGCGTTGCGCTTGGCCGAAGCTGCCTGTGGGGGCTTAGACAGCAACGCCAGTTTATTGCCCTTAAATCGCGTTAATAATAAAACGCTGAGCGGGGCCAGCAGAGCTTTATTTGTGGTTAGCACCTATGGTGATGGCGAGGCTCCGGACAACGGAGTTCGTTTTGAAAAACAGCTACTGAAACAAATCAAACCAACCGACTTGGCTCACCTTGAATACGCGGTGCTGGCCCTGGGGGATAGTCATTATCCTGACTTCTGCGCCTTTGGTCGCAGATTGGATAGCGGCTTAAAAAAGCTTGGTGCCCGAAGCTTGTTTGAGCGGCTTGAACTGGACTCTAGCCAAGACCCTGATTTTAAAGCAGCGCAAATGTGGTTGCAGCAAGCCACGGGGAATAATGCCGATCGCTTTGAGGTGAGCCAAGCATTAACAGAAAAATTTCAGCCTTGGACCTTGCTTGAGAGGCAAACACTCAACCCCAAAAGTGCTAGTGAGGCGCTGATTCGCTTGCGTTTTTCGGCGCTGAATCCTGAGCAGCTGAATTGGCAGGCCGGTGATATTGCTGAGCTGGTGCCACGGAATAGTGTCGATATTTGTCGGGCTTTTCTGGCGACGATCAATACGGTTGATGGCAAGCCCCTAAGCGACCCTGAGTTAGTTGCGTTGCTGCAAGATCGTAAGCTCCTCGATGCGGGTGGCGAGCTGTTTTCGACATCGCTGCAACTGCGACAATGGATCCAGACTTTACCGCTGCATAATAAACGTGAGTATTCCATTGCCTCAATCCCAACCGATGGCGTTCTGGAGCTGCTGATGCGCCAGCGTTGTGACGAAGCTGGCAAGCTCGGGCTAGCCTCTGCTTGGCTAAGCCAGGGTTTGGGTATCGGGCAACAGCAGTGGCTAAGGTTAAGGCCTAATCCTTTATTTAATAGCCCGCCTAACACCAAGCCTCTCATTTTAATTGGCAGTGGCTCTGGCCTTGCGGGTTTATGGGGGCATTTACAGGCTAGGCGTCAGCACGGCATTACTCGCAACTGGTTGATCTTTGGCGAGCGCAGCCCTGTCACCGATAGAATATACCAGCAGCAAATTGCTGAACTGCAACGCGATGGGTTTTTGCCTCGGCTGGACTTGGTGTTTTCACGTGGTTCGGAGCGGCCGAGCTATGTTCAGCACCGGCTTCTTGAGTCGGCTGCGGTTTTGCAGGAGTGGCTTGCCGACGGCGCCACGGTGATGGTGTGTGGCAGTCGTTTGGGCATGGGGGAGGGTGTTGATGATGCGCTTCGTCAGGTGATGGGCGAAGATGCGGTGGATCGTCTTGCCGACCAAGGCCGCTATCTACGGGACGTTTACTAA
- a CDS encoding HlyD family secretion protein — MSTYNGFTKVLKVTVTFCVVAVAATMLWKLFNYYTYAPQTRDGKIRADVVPIAGDLSGRIETVYVTDNQEVKKGDLLYTIAHKRLENAVERARARLEVAKADLNEADRENKRYQRLDTVASQQQKDEHISDLESARANYHQAQTELDLANINLGLATVTAPVNGIVTNLSLRPGAYASEGEAMMTLVDSDSFYVTGYFEETKLANIRVGALAEIRVMGESKKLQGHVQGWSVGIEDRERSTSADTLLANVNPTFSWIRLAQRIPVRIAIDEVPKEVALIAGRTVSVTLHSDQVADASSAQVSSQP, encoded by the coding sequence ATGTCTACTTACAACGGCTTTACAAAAGTACTCAAAGTGACGGTAACCTTCTGTGTGGTTGCGGTGGCGGCGACTATGTTGTGGAAACTGTTTAATTACTACACCTACGCACCGCAAACCCGCGACGGCAAAATTCGCGCGGATGTGGTTCCTATTGCAGGGGATTTGTCCGGGCGTATTGAAACAGTTTATGTGACGGATAATCAGGAAGTTAAAAAGGGTGATTTGTTATATACCATTGCCCACAAGCGCTTAGAAAACGCGGTGGAAAGAGCCCGTGCCCGCCTTGAGGTAGCCAAGGCCGATTTAAATGAGGCTGATCGGGAAAATAAGCGCTATCAACGCCTTGATACCGTTGCCAGTCAGCAACAGAAAGATGAGCACATATCTGACTTGGAGTCAGCGAGGGCAAATTATCACCAGGCCCAAACTGAGCTTGATTTAGCGAATATTAATCTGGGTCTGGCAACGGTAACGGCACCCGTTAATGGCATTGTCACCAATTTGTCCCTGCGCCCGGGTGCCTATGCGTCTGAAGGCGAGGCAATGATGACCTTGGTCGATTCGGATTCATTTTATGTGACGGGGTATTTTGAAGAGACGAAGCTCGCCAATATTCGCGTTGGCGCGTTGGCCGAGATTCGGGTGATGGGAGAAAGCAAAAAGCTCCAAGGACACGTGCAGGGCTGGTCGGTTGGAATTGAAGACCGAGAGCGCAGCACGTCAGCCGATACCCTGTTGGCCAATGTGAATCCGACGTTTAGCTGGATTCGTCTTGCCCAGCGCATCCCGGTACGCATTGCCATTGATGAGGTGCCAAAAGAGGTGGCGCTAATTGCCGGACGTACGGTTTCGGTGACATTGCACAGCGATCAAGTCGCTGACGCCTCATCAGCGCAAGTATCGAGTCAACCTTAA
- a CDS encoding DUF1656 domain-containing protein has translation MAELDIGGVFLPPFLLCMLLGFAGRIVLSCLLEASNAYRFIWHRPIFDTSIFLIMTGVLFFLTSV, from the coding sequence ATGGCTGAGCTGGATATAGGCGGGGTATTTTTACCGCCATTTCTTCTGTGCATGTTACTGGGTTTTGCGGGGCGGATTGTGCTTTCGTGTCTATTAGAGGCGAGCAATGCTTATCGGTTTATCTGGCATCGGCCGATTTTTGACACGTCGATTTTTTTAATCATGACTGGCGTCTTGTTTTTTCTTACGTCGGTTTAG
- a CDS encoding MarR family winged helix-turn-helix transcriptional regulator produces the protein MKKHHAQSLFDFTNSLQPVRRIWLQAVSQVLADSGLSTSMASAVILAARRGDEGIRQSVLAEDVGVNPGAMVRILDQAEEAGLLARRSIPNNRRSKMIFVLPAGKTLAANMEVAIAELRAEILGDLSVEEIESATRLMRLFEKRTVQFLQKKPAQR, from the coding sequence ATGAAAAAACATCATGCTCAGTCTCTTTTTGATTTTACTAACAGCCTGCAGCCCGTTCGACGCATCTGGTTACAAGCGGTTAGCCAAGTGCTTGCGGATTCCGGCTTGTCGACCTCTATGGCTTCGGCGGTGATTTTAGCGGCCAGGCGAGGTGATGAAGGCATCCGTCAATCTGTACTGGCCGAGGATGTGGGGGTTAACCCGGGGGCTATGGTGCGTATTCTGGATCAGGCCGAGGAAGCGGGGTTGCTGGCTCGCCGAAGTATACCTAATAACCGCAGAAGCAAAATGATTTTTGTGCTGCCCGCTGGCAAAACATTGGCTGCTAATATGGAGGTCGCCATTGCGGAGTTGAGGGCAGAAATACTGGGAGACCTGTCGGTGGAAGAGATTGAGTCGGCAACGCGCTTGATGCGGCTTTTTGAGAAAAGAACGGTTCAGTTTCTACAGAAAAAACCAGCGCAACGCTAA